In a genomic window of Methylovirgula sp. 4M-Z18:
- a CDS encoding ABC transporter permease, whose amino-acid sequence MTAINETAQRVARPRYSFSATGIFSFTIILIWTLVAIFAPLLTPYPIGKIADFDYFGPMSKAFWLGSDYLGRDVLSRIIMGARFTVGISLAAVMIACASGGVLGMVAAVSGGWTDRLLSRFLDAMNSIPSKLFGLMMVAAVGSSIPALIVTLAIIYTPGSFRFARSLAVNVNAMDFMTVARIRGEGVLYLVVSEILPNILGPVLADFGLRFVFIVLLLSGLSFLGLGVQPPNADWGALVHENIGGLAFGAPAVIFPSIAIASLTISVNLLIDNLPRKIRDRSE is encoded by the coding sequence ATGACCGCCATCAACGAGACAGCGCAAAGAGTGGCTCGCCCGCGCTATAGCTTCAGCGCGACCGGTATCTTCAGCTTCACCATCATCCTGATTTGGACGCTTGTCGCGATCTTCGCACCGCTCTTGACCCCTTACCCGATCGGGAAAATCGCCGATTTCGACTATTTCGGCCCGATGAGCAAGGCGTTCTGGCTGGGCAGCGATTATCTCGGCCGCGATGTGCTTTCCCGCATCATCATGGGCGCACGTTTTACCGTTGGCATCTCTCTTGCCGCTGTCATGATCGCCTGTGCGAGCGGCGGCGTGCTTGGCATGGTCGCAGCAGTCTCCGGCGGCTGGACCGACCGACTGCTCAGCCGATTTCTCGACGCGATGAATTCGATCCCGAGCAAGCTGTTCGGCCTCATGATGGTGGCGGCTGTCGGTTCGTCCATTCCCGCATTGATCGTGACGCTTGCGATCATCTACACACCCGGTTCCTTTCGCTTCGCCCGCTCGCTTGCCGTCAATGTCAATGCGATGGACTTCATGACCGTGGCGCGGATCCGCGGCGAGGGCGTGCTCTATCTCGTCGTGTCGGAGATTCTGCCCAACATTCTGGGGCCCGTGCTCGCTGATTTTGGCCTGCGGTTCGTTTTCATCGTCCTCTTGTTGTCGGGCCTTTCGTTCCTCGGCCTTGGCGTACAGCCTCCGAACGCGGATTGGGGCGCGCTGGTGCACGAAAACATCGGCGGCCTTGCCTTTGGCGCACCGGCTGTGATTTTTCCATCGATTGCGATTGCAAGCCTGACCATCAGCGTCAATCTGCTGATCGACAATCTGCCCCGCAAAATCCGTGACCGGAGCGAATGA
- a CDS encoding methyltransferase domain-containing protein — protein sequence MPDIVNFYRQPKPAPRYVGQFVPEFQQALAHRYAGVPAADCSFTHTIQLNDGVQIHGERDLRGMEEAWLGHYPLQGKRVLELAPGSGWISAYAASRACELVCLDAPIGPDDTLERVRRSWWFVRKALGHEAQAIYANLDDPPNDLGTFDVALLGDALSRLESPYRALQRIAQCVTDAIIVVVECEPGDPLPGEAGHPAVVTFAPRPGSGGSRLWHHSPAALARMLATCGFTDQVWDTFTPPDLPPHATLVARKPQTRQSAGATIDAATQVQPLSSAPAEAADLGAAETLPVPPPRLRHLVAGTEDLDVFLRLGRAGFLDIRATLARAGVSDVSIGRLLDFGCGVGRVLRYWITCPGIEVYGTDLNGDAIAWDRENLPFAHVAINGLEPRLPYPDAHFGFVYALSVFTHLPEAMQRPWLAELTRIVRPGGHIYFTTHGVGYRHTLSPAQQSLFDRGAFISGGDDPGSNFYGAFHPFAYVSLSMLMPCGLTPVEFRPEGSAGTPVQDSWLVRKT from the coding sequence ATGCCCGACATCGTTAACTTCTATCGCCAGCCGAAGCCCGCGCCGCGCTACGTGGGGCAGTTTGTGCCCGAATTCCAGCAAGCGCTTGCCCATCGCTATGCGGGGGTCCCCGCCGCCGACTGCAGTTTTACGCATACCATCCAACTGAATGATGGCGTGCAGATTCACGGCGAGCGCGACCTGCGCGGCATGGAAGAGGCTTGGCTTGGTCATTATCCGCTTCAGGGTAAACGCGTCCTGGAATTAGCACCGGGCTCGGGCTGGATCTCCGCTTACGCTGCCAGCCGGGCGTGTGAGCTGGTGTGCCTGGATGCACCCATCGGGCCGGATGATACGCTGGAACGAGTCCGCCGCAGCTGGTGGTTCGTTCGGAAGGCGCTTGGACATGAGGCGCAAGCGATCTATGCCAATCTCGACGATCCGCCGAACGACCTCGGTACGTTCGATGTCGCCCTGCTCGGGGATGCGCTCAGCCGGCTGGAGAGCCCTTATCGGGCGCTGCAGCGGATCGCGCAGTGCGTCACTGACGCCATCATCGTGGTTGTCGAATGCGAGCCGGGGGATCCGTTACCCGGCGAAGCTGGCCATCCGGCGGTCGTGACTTTCGCGCCGCGGCCCGGCAGCGGCGGCTCGCGGCTGTGGCATCATAGCCCTGCTGCGCTTGCGCGCATGCTGGCGACATGCGGCTTCACGGATCAGGTTTGGGACACGTTTACACCGCCGGATCTGCCGCCGCATGCGACCCTCGTCGCACGGAAGCCGCAGACGCGCCAGTCGGCTGGCGCTACGATCGATGCCGCGACGCAAGTGCAGCCTCTGTCCTCTGCACCGGCCGAGGCCGCAGACCTCGGTGCGGCTGAGACATTGCCCGTGCCGCCGCCACGACTCCGGCACCTCGTTGCCGGCACCGAGGATCTTGACGTCTTTCTCAGGCTCGGTCGCGCCGGTTTTCTCGATATTCGGGCGACGCTCGCCCGCGCGGGAGTGAGTGACGTCAGCATCGGTCGCCTGCTCGATTTCGGCTGCGGCGTCGGGCGTGTGTTGCGCTACTGGATCACGTGCCCCGGCATCGAAGTGTACGGCACCGATCTGAATGGCGATGCAATTGCCTGGGATCGCGAGAACCTTCCTTTCGCCCATGTCGCAATCAACGGGCTCGAACCACGGCTGCCCTATCCGGATGCGCATTTCGGCTTCGTCTATGCGCTCTCGGTCTTCACCCATCTGCCCGAGGCGATGCAGCGCCCGTGGCTTGCCGAACTTACGCGCATCGTGCGCCCCGGCGGTCATATCTATTTCACCACGCATGGTGTCGGTTATCGCCATACCCTGAGTCCGGCCCAGCAATCTCTGTTCGATCGCGGCGCGTTTATCTCGGGAGGCGACGATCCAGGATCGAATTTCTACGGCGCCTTCCACCCCTTCGCTTATGTGTCGCTTTCGATGCTGATGCCCTGCGGTCTGACGCCGGTCGAGTTTCGGCCGGAAGGCTCCGCGGGCACGCCGGTGCAGGACAGTTGGCTGGTGCGTAAAACCTGA
- a CDS encoding ABC transporter permease, giving the protein MNGQVLSLVTSRLATTLVTLLIVSFAVFFATSMLPGDTAAILLGQAATPEAVAGLRKAMHLNDPAIIRYLRWIGGLFYGDLGTSYANNMPVAQLIGGRFVNSMKLAGVTTLFSVPLALLFGITAAMFRGSLYDRVVTFFTIGLISVPEFMVATSAVLIFSVYLKWLPALAFANEIHSFGELLRVFAMPVITLTFVVAAQMVRMTRAAVIETLNTPYVEMALLKGASRPRLVLRHALPNALGPIVNAMALSLSYLLGGVIIVETIFNYPGIAKLMVDAVATRDLPLVQSCAMIFCLGFLILTTFADIVAILANPRLR; this is encoded by the coding sequence GTGAACGGACAGGTTCTTTCCCTCGTGACAAGTCGTCTGGCGACGACGCTTGTCACCCTCTTGATCGTCTCCTTTGCTGTGTTCTTCGCAACCAGCATGCTCCCCGGCGACACAGCAGCTATTCTCCTCGGTCAGGCAGCTACGCCTGAGGCCGTAGCAGGCCTGCGCAAGGCCATGCATCTCAACGATCCGGCGATCATTCGATATTTGCGCTGGATCGGCGGTCTCTTTTACGGCGATCTGGGAACCTCCTACGCCAACAACATGCCGGTCGCCCAGCTTATCGGCGGCCGTTTCGTCAATTCGATGAAGCTTGCCGGGGTCACGACACTGTTCTCGGTTCCGCTCGCGCTTCTGTTCGGCATCACCGCGGCGATGTTTCGCGGGTCGCTCTATGACCGCGTCGTTACGTTCTTCACGATCGGACTGATCTCCGTGCCGGAATTCATGGTGGCGACCTCGGCCGTCCTGATCTTTTCGGTCTACCTCAAATGGCTGCCCGCGCTTGCTTTCGCGAATGAGATTCATTCGTTTGGTGAACTCTTGCGCGTCTTTGCGATGCCGGTGATCACGCTGACCTTCGTCGTCGCAGCGCAAATGGTGCGCATGACCCGCGCCGCGGTGATCGAAACGTTGAACACGCCCTATGTCGAAATGGCGTTGCTCAAGGGCGCCTCCCGTCCGCGTCTCGTCTTGCGCCATGCGCTGCCGAATGCGCTTGGCCCGATCGTGAACGCCATGGCGCTGTCGCTCTCCTACCTCCTCGGCGGCGTCATCATTGTCGAAACGATCTTCAACTATCCGGGAATCGCCAAGCTGATGGTGGATGCGGTTGCGACCCGCGACCTGCCACTCGTCCAAAGCTGCGCCATGATTTTCTGCCTCGGCTTCCTGATCCTGACAACGTTCGCCGATATCGTCGCCATTCTTGCCAATCCGAGGTTGAGATGA
- a CDS encoding NAD(P)/FAD-dependent oxidoreductase — MPAPLQSVESTSDLPDSADTVVIGGGIVGVFAAYYLAQRGLRVALVEKGSIGAEQSSRNWGWCRQQNRDARELPISTKSLDLWERFAIDSGEDTGFRRCGLTYLSNDERELEGWARWGQFARTAGVTTHMLDSREAGERGRATGRSWKGGVFSPTDGTADPSRAAPAVARAIMALGGTVHQNCAARGLELSAGRVSAVVTERGAIRTPTVVMAGGAWASSFCRQLGIRFPQASIRSSILSVTPATSNDLPDALHTAQVSATRRGDGGFTLAISGRGQVDPTPQLLRFSQQFLPMFARRWRALSPGGLQGWYAGHETLERWQLDRPTPMEGNRILDPKPDMATIRLTYARACQLLPALKATRISAAWAGFIDSTPDGVPAIGEVTGLPGFVLAAGFSGHGFGIGPGAGHLIADLVTGKAPIVDPSAYHPDRFARSAWGKVADF, encoded by the coding sequence ATGCCTGCGCCGCTGCAGTCCGTTGAAAGCACCTCCGATCTTCCGGACTCTGCCGACACTGTGGTCATCGGCGGAGGGATCGTCGGCGTGTTTGCGGCTTATTACCTCGCCCAGCGCGGCCTGAGAGTCGCCCTCGTCGAGAAGGGCTCGATCGGCGCGGAGCAATCGAGCCGCAACTGGGGGTGGTGCCGACAACAGAACCGCGACGCGCGGGAATTGCCGATTTCGACAAAAAGTCTCGACCTGTGGGAGCGTTTTGCCATCGACAGCGGCGAGGACACCGGCTTCAGGCGCTGCGGCCTGACCTATCTCAGCAACGACGAGCGCGAGCTCGAAGGATGGGCGCGCTGGGGACAGTTTGCGCGGACGGCCGGCGTTACGACCCATATGCTCGACAGCCGCGAAGCAGGTGAGCGGGGCCGCGCGACGGGGCGTAGCTGGAAAGGCGGCGTCTTTTCGCCGACCGACGGCACGGCGGATCCCTCGCGCGCCGCGCCCGCCGTCGCCCGCGCCATCATGGCGCTTGGCGGCACGGTTCATCAGAATTGCGCGGCGCGCGGGCTGGAGCTTTCGGCGGGGCGGGTTAGTGCGGTTGTGACCGAGCGCGGCGCGATCCGAACGCCCACGGTCGTGATGGCCGGCGGGGCATGGGCATCCTCCTTCTGCCGCCAACTCGGGATCCGTTTCCCGCAGGCCTCGATCCGCTCCTCGATTCTATCGGTAACCCCGGCCACGTCGAACGATCTGCCCGATGCGCTCCATACGGCGCAGGTCTCCGCCACGCGGCGCGGCGATGGCGGTTTCACGCTCGCGATCAGCGGACGCGGCCAAGTCGATCCAACGCCGCAACTGCTACGCTTTTCCCAGCAATTCCTGCCGATGTTTGCGCGCCGTTGGCGCGCCCTCTCCCCGGGTGGTTTGCAGGGCTGGTACGCCGGCCACGAGACGCTCGAGCGTTGGCAGCTTGACCGTCCCACCCCGATGGAGGGTAACCGCATTCTCGATCCGAAACCTGACATGGCGACCATCCGCTTAACCTATGCACGCGCCTGCCAGCTTTTGCCTGCGTTAAAGGCAACCCGCATCAGTGCGGCTTGGGCGGGCTTTATCGACTCGACACCAGACGGCGTGCCGGCCATCGGCGAGGTCACCGGTCTCCCCGGTTTCGTGCTCGCCGCCGGTTTCAGCGGCCACGGATTCGGAATCGGCCCCGGCGCCGGTCATCTGATCGCCGATCTCGTCACCGGCAAGGCGCCAATCGTCGATCCGAGTGCATACCACCCCGACCGCTTCGCCCGGTCGGCATGGGGTAAGGTCGCTGATTTTTGA
- a CDS encoding Lrp/AsnC family transcriptional regulator encodes MKLDRIDVKILHELQKNGRITNVELAELVSLSPSPCLMRVKKLQQEGYIEGYSAQVNLSKLGQTLTVFTEITLKNHRQIDFARFLAAANRIDQIIECHLVSGGYDYLLKFVTAGIGEYQTIMERMIDMEIGIDKYFSFVVLKSPIVKAHLPLPSLFPMS; translated from the coding sequence ATGAAACTCGACCGGATCGACGTTAAGATCCTTCATGAGTTGCAAAAGAACGGCCGCATCACCAATGTCGAGCTGGCGGAACTCGTCAGTCTTTCGCCGAGCCCGTGCCTCATGCGCGTCAAGAAACTTCAGCAGGAAGGCTACATCGAAGGTTATTCCGCACAAGTCAATTTGAGCAAACTCGGCCAAACCCTGACGGTGTTCACCGAAATTACGCTGAAAAACCACCGGCAGATCGATTTTGCCCGTTTTCTCGCGGCGGCGAACCGGATCGATCAGATCATCGAATGTCATTTGGTCTCCGGTGGCTACGATTATCTGCTCAAATTCGTCACGGCGGGCATCGGCGAATATCAGACCATCATGGAGCGCATGATCGACATGGAGATCGGCATCGACAAATATTTCAGCTTCGTCGTGCTGAAGTCTCCGATCGTCAAAGCGCATTTGCCGCTGCCAAGTCTTTTCCCGATGTCATGA
- a CDS encoding ABC transporter ATP-binding protein, with amino-acid sequence MANLIEIRELRVEATTDSGRKVEIIKGVSFDVAKGEIVALIGESGSGKTTIALTMMGYARPGCAMIGGSVTIAGRDMIQLSERERADLRGSKIAYVPQSAAAAFDPAMKIMDQVLEVARIHSLMPAVKAKARAIDLFRALSLPEPETIGDRYPHQVSGGQLQRVAAAMALIGDPELVIFDEPTTALDVTTQIEVLRAFKSVMRKGDIAGIYVSHDLAVVAQIADRIVVLRGGEVQEVGKTGELIENANHPYTKELLAAFEPKPRLLDHQQEADGKTLLRIQNLISGYGGTGADGMPVIPAVRSVSLTLERGRSLGIIGESGCGKSSLARTIAGILPATSGSIAFNGRELAADARARSRDQLREMQIVFQHADTALNPVKPVEDILGRPLAFYHGMSRAQRHQRVDALLDMVKLPKALRHRRPSELSGGQKQRVNFARALAAEPNLILCDEITSALDTVVAASVLDLLKELQRELGLSYLFISHDLSVVESICDEIAVMYAGEKVDTIIPAQRRGPTHPYSQLLFSSVPKLDPGWLESLPQSTASANR; translated from the coding sequence ATGGCGAACCTCATTGAAATTCGCGAACTCAGAGTCGAGGCGACGACCGATTCCGGCCGCAAAGTGGAAATCATCAAAGGCGTCAGTTTCGATGTCGCGAAAGGGGAAATTGTCGCCCTCATCGGCGAGTCGGGGTCGGGCAAGACCACGATTGCGCTGACGATGATGGGATACGCCCGCCCCGGCTGCGCGATGATCGGCGGCAGCGTGACCATCGCAGGGAGGGACATGATCCAACTGTCGGAACGCGAACGCGCCGACCTCCGCGGCTCGAAGATTGCTTATGTGCCGCAAAGCGCCGCGGCCGCCTTCGATCCGGCAATGAAGATCATGGATCAGGTGCTCGAAGTCGCGCGGATCCATTCGCTGATGCCGGCGGTGAAAGCCAAAGCCCGTGCAATCGATCTGTTTCGCGCCCTGTCGCTGCCCGAGCCGGAAACCATTGGCGATCGCTATCCCCATCAGGTTTCGGGCGGCCAATTGCAGCGCGTAGCGGCGGCGATGGCGCTGATCGGCGATCCCGAACTCGTCATCTTCGACGAACCGACAACGGCACTGGATGTGACAACGCAGATTGAAGTGCTGCGCGCGTTCAAATCGGTCATGCGCAAGGGCGACATCGCCGGCATCTACGTATCGCACGATCTCGCGGTGGTCGCACAGATCGCCGACCGGATCGTCGTGCTGCGCGGCGGTGAAGTGCAGGAAGTCGGCAAGACCGGCGAGCTCATCGAAAACGCCAACCATCCCTACACGAAAGAGCTCTTGGCCGCCTTCGAGCCAAAGCCACGCTTGCTGGATCACCAGCAGGAAGCTGACGGCAAGACGCTGTTGAGAATACAAAACCTGATCTCCGGCTACGGCGGCACCGGCGCCGACGGGATGCCGGTGATTCCGGCGGTACGTTCCGTCAGCCTCACGTTGGAACGCGGGCGCAGTCTGGGCATCATCGGCGAGTCAGGGTGCGGAAAATCGTCGCTGGCGCGCACGATCGCCGGCATCCTGCCGGCGACATCCGGCAGCATCGCCTTCAACGGTCGCGAGCTTGCTGCCGATGCGCGCGCCCGCTCGCGCGATCAGCTTCGCGAGATGCAGATCGTCTTCCAGCATGCCGACACCGCGCTCAATCCGGTCAAGCCGGTCGAGGACATTCTGGGCCGTCCCCTTGCCTTCTATCACGGCATGTCGCGCGCCCAACGGCACCAGCGCGTCGATGCGCTCCTCGACATGGTCAAATTGCCAAAAGCCTTGCGCCATCGGCGTCCCTCTGAGCTTTCGGGGGGACAGAAACAGCGCGTCAACTTTGCGCGCGCGCTTGCCGCCGAGCCGAATCTCATTCTGTGCGACGAGATCACGTCAGCGCTCGATACGGTCGTCGCGGCCTCCGTCCTCGACCTCCTTAAAGAGCTGCAACGCGAGTTGGGGCTCTCGTACCTCTTCATCAGCCACGATCTCTCCGTCGTCGAATCCATCTGCGACGAAATCGCGGTGATGTATGCCGGAGAAAAGGTCGACACGATCATTCCGGCGCAGCGGCGCGGGCCGACGCATCCTTATTCGCAATTGCTGTTCTCGTCGGTTCCCAAACTCGATCCGGGTTGGCTGGAATCCTTGCCGCAGAGCACCGCGTCCGCGAATCGATAA
- a CDS encoding glycosyltransferase, protein MHWGPRPFKPDLAADGGVPVGGAFTELLDLVFDPLSYAHFYEDLQAASGADPTFHFTRHFIQCGAAEGRSPSIYFDVDYVQRWLARSDSVAIEPGEVFARFAALPTAARFVPNRWFSPWVFRQSYGKSYAGLATCSDYDLFVFYMQKAAVAALSPCGAFHEAAYRARYPDVAAAIERGEFRSGFQHFVLFGAAESRDNLPGFGNAAEEAAWLLSGQAGLERGVWWFDEAFYLSAYDSVHELVRRGHVKSGLEHYLIAGLRQGRVPNPALFERLPKKDVEEPWTALEASLANERPRSTKITMACACAVLEHVITHEGTSAKRRVTEALWPLVEKPAVMGTFDARRYLATNSDLAPSVDAEEHWRKIGFYEDRIAPGTNPFGDRAVQFADVLAWKSGVNFFGPVSAMNGLGNAARGYAEALRAVDVPLNVYDTSALLHPHLFSDLAAAEDLAYSINFFCLNADQVLTFARKYGFGIFHHRANVLAPVWELAAPRPEWRSGLSAFDLIVTPSRFCASSFELTTDLPIETVPYVVDAAALREAAATTAPNPWIAQVEAAKQAGQRVVLFVMDASSYTARKGVDRFHALVERVQASRPGQCLFVLKSHSRDISLRQPGVQAGGCVLTINSILNFTDLCRLKAAADVYVSPHRSEGFGLNIAESILLGVPALCSAYGGATDLLGEDYPYLINGALAEVGSEMGPYGKHAIWFEPDVEDLAAKLIALLFGPSDHQQGGPARPNPTFLAAAERLQAALAPKTVGTQLRDALVRFCAYGAEHAANPLQAFAGLATARHDECFSLGHVEKETQHSPDTPGLERLAEIAMAAMRPHFSIVTPTFNTQPAWLEELYDDLLHQSDPAWEWCICDDGSTRADTLAALRALRRRDARIKLKIFSKNRGISAATNAAAAIATGKHLIFIDHDDRVVPELLATYHHVLQDDETPCVLYSDEDKLDASGRRCDPYHKPDWSPEHILSCMYVLHCLCVRKSLFLELGGYRTAYDGAQDHDFVLRASRAGAPIRHVDRILYHWRISPNSAAATIGAKGFEVAAGHRAVADHLQSLGLEAKVESGLVPGTYRVRPKLRPGRVALNILTGCKRRDGGSVTYAEHFVRSILAHEPDVDFEIRVVTDRAQLALARPLGMLDRRVQIVPYDPGPCFNFSEKANFAISGCEMERVVLLNDDMEAIDNGWLRALLEMLELPGVGVVGGQLLYPDDTVQHCGIVLGVMDGAAHLFVGKPAREPSYNAFMQIVRNYSAVTGAMLAVRRSTFEAVGGFDPSYPLDYNDVDFCLRTAEMGLRTVFTPFAQLRHFESRSLPRLVADGLDRLRFTKRWSGVMARDPYYNRNLSRKSANCEPILP, encoded by the coding sequence ATGCATTGGGGCCCGAGGCCTTTCAAACCAGATCTCGCCGCGGATGGCGGCGTACCGGTCGGTGGCGCGTTCACCGAATTGCTCGACCTCGTGTTTGATCCGCTGAGCTATGCGCATTTCTATGAGGATCTCCAGGCGGCATCCGGGGCAGATCCAACATTCCACTTCACGCGCCATTTCATCCAGTGCGGGGCAGCAGAAGGGCGCTCGCCTTCGATCTATTTCGATGTCGACTATGTCCAGCGTTGGCTAGCGCGCAGCGATAGTGTCGCGATCGAGCCAGGCGAGGTCTTTGCCCGTTTCGCGGCACTTCCTACAGCAGCGCGCTTCGTACCGAACCGCTGGTTCAGCCCCTGGGTGTTCCGGCAATCCTATGGCAAAAGCTACGCGGGGCTTGCCACGTGCTCCGATTATGATCTCTTCGTTTTCTACATGCAAAAAGCCGCCGTCGCTGCCCTCTCTCCCTGCGGCGCATTCCATGAGGCGGCTTATCGCGCGCGTTACCCAGATGTTGCGGCCGCGATCGAACGTGGGGAATTTCGTTCGGGGTTTCAACATTTCGTGCTGTTCGGCGCAGCCGAAAGCCGCGACAACTTGCCAGGCTTCGGAAACGCGGCGGAAGAGGCCGCATGGCTTCTGTCCGGCCAGGCCGGGCTGGAGCGCGGAGTCTGGTGGTTCGATGAAGCTTTCTACCTCTCTGCCTACGACTCCGTCCACGAATTGGTGCGGCGTGGGCACGTGAAATCCGGGCTCGAGCACTACCTTATCGCCGGGTTGCGTCAAGGGCGCGTGCCCAATCCGGCTCTGTTCGAGCGCCTCCCCAAAAAAGACGTTGAGGAACCCTGGACGGCGCTCGAAGCGTCGTTAGCGAACGAACGGCCGCGGAGCACGAAGATCACGATGGCGTGCGCCTGCGCCGTGCTGGAGCATGTGATCACGCACGAGGGTACGAGTGCAAAGCGACGCGTCACCGAGGCATTGTGGCCCTTGGTGGAGAAGCCAGCCGTCATGGGCACCTTCGACGCACGGCGTTATTTGGCGACGAACAGCGATCTCGCCCCCTCCGTGGACGCGGAAGAGCATTGGCGCAAAATCGGTTTCTACGAAGATCGGATCGCTCCAGGCACGAATCCGTTCGGCGATCGCGCGGTGCAGTTCGCCGACGTGCTGGCTTGGAAAAGCGGGGTCAACTTTTTCGGCCCGGTCAGCGCCATGAACGGCCTTGGAAATGCCGCACGCGGCTATGCCGAAGCTTTGCGCGCCGTCGATGTGCCGTTGAACGTCTATGACACGTCGGCGCTCTTGCACCCTCACCTGTTCAGCGATCTCGCGGCGGCCGAAGATCTCGCCTATTCGATCAACTTTTTCTGCCTGAACGCCGATCAGGTTTTGACCTTCGCGCGGAAATACGGGTTCGGCATCTTTCATCACCGCGCCAATGTGCTCGCGCCGGTCTGGGAGCTGGCCGCCCCCCGTCCGGAGTGGCGCAGTGGTCTCTCTGCCTTCGATCTCATCGTGACGCCGAGCCGCTTCTGTGCGTCATCCTTCGAATTGACGACGGACCTGCCGATCGAAACGGTCCCCTACGTCGTCGATGCGGCAGCGTTGCGGGAAGCCGCCGCCACGACAGCGCCCAATCCCTGGATTGCACAGGTGGAGGCCGCGAAACAGGCCGGGCAACGCGTGGTTCTGTTCGTGATGGATGCATCCTCGTACACGGCGCGAAAAGGCGTTGATCGCTTTCATGCTTTGGTTGAGCGTGTGCAGGCCTCGCGCCCCGGCCAATGTCTTTTCGTTCTGAAGTCGCACTCGCGGGACATCTCGCTCCGCCAGCCCGGCGTTCAGGCCGGGGGATGCGTGCTGACGATCAACAGCATACTCAACTTCACCGATCTGTGCCGGCTGAAGGCGGCGGCCGACGTCTATGTCTCGCCGCACCGGAGCGAGGGCTTTGGCCTCAATATCGCGGAGAGCATCCTGCTTGGCGTGCCGGCGCTGTGCTCGGCGTATGGCGGCGCCACGGATTTGCTGGGCGAAGACTATCCCTACTTGATCAACGGCGCGCTGGCCGAGGTTGGCTCAGAGATGGGCCCGTATGGCAAGCATGCGATTTGGTTCGAGCCCGACGTCGAGGATCTCGCGGCGAAACTGATCGCACTGTTATTCGGACCGTCGGACCACCAACAGGGAGGTCCGGCCCGGCCGAATCCGACGTTCCTGGCCGCAGCGGAAAGATTGCAAGCGGCGCTCGCGCCAAAGACCGTTGGCACACAATTGCGCGACGCGCTTGTGCGTTTTTGCGCCTACGGCGCAGAGCACGCGGCCAATCCGCTGCAGGCCTTCGCCGGGCTCGCAACGGCGCGGCATGACGAATGCTTCTCGCTCGGCCATGTCGAGAAAGAGACGCAGCATTCGCCGGACACGCCAGGATTGGAGCGGCTCGCCGAGATCGCGATGGCAGCGATGCGCCCGCACTTTTCAATTGTCACGCCCACATTCAATACTCAGCCCGCCTGGCTGGAGGAGCTGTACGACGATCTGCTACACCAGTCTGATCCCGCTTGGGAGTGGTGCATCTGCGACGATGGTTCAACCCGGGCGGATACACTCGCGGCGCTGCGCGCGCTCCGGCGCCGGGACGCGCGGATTAAGCTGAAGATCTTTAGCAAAAATCGGGGCATATCTGCTGCGACGAACGCCGCCGCAGCGATCGCCACAGGCAAGCATCTGATCTTTATTGACCATGACGACCGCGTCGTGCCCGAACTGCTCGCGACCTACCACCATGTGCTACAGGACGACGAGACACCCTGTGTCCTCTATTCCGATGAGGACAAGCTCGATGCTTCCGGACGGCGCTGTGACCCCTATCACAAGCCCGACTGGTCACCGGAACACATCTTGAGCTGCATGTATGTGCTGCACTGTTTGTGCGTGCGCAAGTCGCTGTTCCTGGAACTCGGGGGCTATCGTACGGCCTATGACGGCGCGCAGGACCATGACTTTGTCCTGCGCGCGTCCCGCGCCGGCGCGCCCATCCGCCACGTGGACCGCATTCTCTATCATTGGCGCATCTCGCCGAATTCCGCTGCTGCAACGATTGGTGCCAAAGGCTTCGAAGTCGCCGCAGGGCATCGTGCGGTTGCAGACCATCTTCAGAGTCTGGGGCTTGAGGCCAAGGTCGAAAGCGGGCTCGTGCCGGGGACATATCGCGTTCGCCCGAAGTTGCGGCCCGGACGGGTCGCGCTCAATATCCTCACGGGATGCAAGCGCCGGGACGGCGGGTCCGTCACCTATGCCGAACATTTCGTGCGTTCGATTTTGGCGCACGAGCCGGATGTGGACTTCGAAATTCGCGTCGTGACGGATCGCGCGCAGCTCGCGCTGGCACGCCCGCTCGGTATGCTCGATCGACGGGTACAAATCGTGCCGTACGATCCCGGGCCGTGTTTCAACTTTTCGGAAAAGGCAAATTTTGCGATCTCGGGTTGCGAGATGGAGCGCGTCGTTCTGCTGAACGACGATATGGAAGCGATCGACAATGGCTGGCTCCGCGCGCTGCTCGAAATGCTGGAGCTTCCGGGCGTCGGTGTGGTCGGCGGACAATTGCTTTATCCCGACGACACCGTCCAGCATTGCGGCATCGTCCTCGGCGTCATGGATGGAGCGGCACATCTGTTCGTCGGTAAACCTGCGCGGGAGCCGAGCTACAATGCGTTCATGCAGATTGTCCGGAACTATTCTGCAGTGACCGGAGCCATGCTGGCCGTGCGGCGCTCGACGTTTGAAGCCGTGGGCGGCTTCGACCCTTCCTATCCGCTTGACTACAACGATGTCGACTTCTGCCTAAGGACGGCGGAGATGGGACTCCGCACGGTGTTCACGCCCTTCGCGCAATTGCGGCATTTCGAATCGCGATCGTTGCCGCGCCTTGTTGCCGACGGTCTCGACCGGCTCCGCTTCACGAAGCGCTGGAGCGGCGTCATGGCACGGGACCCCTACTACAATCGCAATCTGAGCCGTAAAAGCGCGAACTGCGAGCCGATCTTGCCTTGA